The Nocardioides humi genome includes a region encoding these proteins:
- a CDS encoding lipase family alpha/beta hydrolase, whose product MKAGQVVAPVIFLPGVLGSEIWCAPAAPLDRIWPPFPGPLESPATFALPVQERLMLLGPDGNANASSECPQAGPRDAEYDAEHHLVPGTSGVVESVGPVDAYGSGMGELTRLVGPESFYAFGWDWRKDTSASLDRLDSLIDQAIEDARENQDYPDGEDPKVQLVAHSYGGLLALDYASDSSRRAKLERVTTVGTPYLGAPKTAFSLLTGTESAVANGWSRFTSMQTIFGGTNDVRSFATTARGLYNLWPAASYGRFLDVAGVGSPMDDAQIRDLITAAGGVPALWEAAQAKHAALWDRLDIGDLPWHMVVSGGVPTISRVRFDPSGAGTGTPLTIGIELSAGDGTVPLPSQTMLGATGSGVSTGTIGGVHPKLTVGELCAVEHGSQMAAPGLYAQIEDWLLDGTSPESGTACRADKAIVIDAIGSTLNLTEEEDDEDPVVPDPFASTGSPRSARATVPVPGSSAAPSVRAASGSSVLTVKEAEEAGLVTVLRSTGRALVLLDPGSELRLRLDPAPGQTLRVSTSVVDGSVTTPLAAPVANAGPLYVVADGAGGATPTVTIGSADPKPPAGPTPPPFDVCASPVAAAAGAMPTKVSAKPANKTIRKKSRGKVVVAATYKKAGGRKRAGKATGIVVLCEGTAQLAQATLKKGRRTVKLPVLGPGRHKVTVRYLGSAKARPQDKTVVIKVKR is encoded by the coding sequence GTGAAGGCCGGACAGGTCGTCGCGCCGGTCATCTTCCTGCCCGGGGTGCTCGGGTCGGAGATCTGGTGCGCTCCCGCGGCCCCCTTGGACCGGATCTGGCCGCCTTTCCCGGGGCCGCTCGAGAGCCCGGCCACCTTCGCGTTGCCGGTGCAGGAGCGGCTGATGCTGCTGGGCCCGGACGGTAACGCCAACGCCTCGTCGGAGTGCCCGCAAGCAGGCCCGCGCGATGCCGAGTACGACGCGGAGCACCACCTGGTTCCGGGCACGTCGGGCGTGGTCGAGAGTGTCGGGCCGGTGGACGCCTACGGGTCCGGCATGGGCGAGCTCACCCGGCTCGTCGGCCCGGAGAGCTTCTACGCCTTCGGCTGGGACTGGCGCAAGGACACCTCGGCGTCGCTGGATCGCCTCGACTCCCTGATCGACCAGGCGATCGAGGACGCGCGCGAGAACCAGGACTACCCCGACGGCGAGGACCCGAAGGTCCAGCTCGTCGCGCACTCCTACGGCGGCCTCCTCGCTCTCGACTACGCCAGCGACTCCTCGCGTCGCGCCAAGCTCGAACGGGTCACGACCGTCGGCACGCCGTACCTCGGTGCGCCGAAGACCGCCTTCTCCCTGCTCACCGGCACCGAGAGCGCGGTCGCCAACGGCTGGTCCCGATTCACCTCCATGCAGACGATCTTCGGCGGCACCAACGACGTACGCAGCTTCGCCACCACCGCGCGCGGCCTCTACAACCTGTGGCCCGCCGCGAGCTACGGGCGGTTCCTCGACGTCGCCGGAGTCGGCTCGCCGATGGACGACGCCCAGATCCGCGACCTGATCACCGCGGCCGGGGGCGTCCCTGCCTTGTGGGAGGCCGCGCAGGCCAAGCACGCAGCACTGTGGGACAGGCTCGACATCGGCGACCTGCCCTGGCACATGGTCGTCAGCGGCGGCGTGCCGACGATCAGCCGGGTCAGGTTCGATCCGAGTGGCGCCGGCACCGGTACCCCGTTGACGATCGGGATCGAGCTGTCCGCCGGGGACGGCACCGTGCCGCTCCCCTCGCAGACGATGCTCGGGGCGACCGGAAGCGGCGTGAGCACCGGCACGATCGGCGGGGTCCACCCGAAGCTGACCGTCGGGGAGCTCTGCGCGGTCGAGCACGGATCCCAGATGGCCGCGCCGGGACTGTACGCGCAGATCGAGGACTGGCTGCTCGACGGAACGAGCCCCGAGTCCGGCACGGCCTGCCGCGCCGACAAGGCGATCGTGATCGACGCGATCGGCAGCACCCTCAACCTCACCGAGGAGGAGGACGACGAGGACCCGGTCGTGCCGGACCCGTTCGCCTCCACCGGGTCGCCGCGTTCGGCCCGCGCCACCGTCCCCGTGCCCGGGTCCTCCGCGGCGCCGTCCGTGCGCGCGGCGTCCGGCTCATCGGTCCTCACCGTCAAGGAGGCCGAGGAGGCCGGCCTGGTCACCGTTCTCCGGTCCACCGGCCGGGCGCTGGTCCTGCTCGACCCCGGCAGCGAGCTGAGGCTGCGACTCGATCCGGCTCCGGGGCAGACCCTGCGGGTCTCCACCTCGGTGGTGGACGGGTCCGTGACAACGCCTCTCGCCGCCCCCGTTGCGAACGCCGGGCCGCTCTACGTCGTGGCCGACGGAGCGGGAGGCGCCACGCCCACGGTCACGATCGGGTCGGCCGACCCGAAGCCACCGGCAGGTCCGACACCACCGCCGTTCGACGTCTGCGCCTCGCCGGTCGCGGCCGCGGCGGGAGCGATGCCGACGAAGGTCTCGGCCAAGCCCGCGAACAAGACGATCCGGAAGAAGAGCCGGGGCAAGGTCGTCGTCGCGGCGACGTACAAGAAGGCCGGCGGCCGGAAGAGGGCAGGGAAGGCGACCGGCATCGTCGTGCTCTGCGAGGGCACGGCCCAGCTCGCGCAGGCAACGTTGAAGAAGGGCAGGAGGACCGTCAAGCTGCCCGTGCTGGGGCCGGGCAGGCACAAGGTGACGGTTCGCTACCTCGGCAGCGCGAAGGCGCGGCCCCAGGACAAGACCGTCGTGATCAAGGTGAAGAGATAG
- a CDS encoding ABC transporter ATP-binding protein, with product MRTFLDLVGDRTAVRRFVGSAVVAILLRAGVLLLLFPLLSALFSGFPADAWPWLGALIAAVVANWWAEQRLFAAGYGIGFDLLTGVERRIRERLEQLPPGWFDARRRAEVQRTLTTAGQELCTSFAYVVTPTVSAIGASFAVGVGLLLVDPLLGAVALAGSLVVAIALLVGGRLLRASDASFAAASNEAGSRIVEFSRSQRLLRASGRAGSAESELGTALQRQRRAAVRLLGWTVPGNLLFTVAYQLMLLAVAATTVHLFLDGALDAAEVVALLVVLVRFLEPFVTLSELAPAVELLQAALRRIRTFFDAEVLAEPSSSAARDLSAPAVELRGVRFAYPGGPDVLAGIDLVVPRGSTTAVVGPSGSGKSTLLDLVTRVADVDEGTVLVDGVDVRQLRLDDLLGGVAMVHQDVYLFDGTLRENVAAGRPGATEDELRAACAAAQLDGVVERLPDGWDSRVGEDGARLSGGERQRVSIARAILRRAPLLLLDEATSALDVLTEQGLVSTLERRADDSTVLVVAHRLSTIARADQIAFLEDGRIVECGTLDELLAAGGRFADYWRLREQAAGWSLV from the coding sequence ATGAGGACCTTCCTCGACCTGGTCGGCGACCGGACCGCCGTCCGCCGGTTCGTGGGCAGCGCCGTCGTGGCGATCCTGCTGCGCGCCGGCGTGCTCCTGCTGCTGTTCCCCCTGCTGTCCGCGCTGTTCTCCGGCTTCCCCGCCGACGCGTGGCCCTGGCTGGGCGCGCTCATCGCGGCCGTGGTCGCGAACTGGTGGGCCGAGCAGCGCCTGTTCGCCGCCGGGTACGGCATCGGCTTCGACCTGCTGACCGGCGTGGAGCGGCGGATCCGCGAGCGCCTGGAGCAGCTGCCGCCGGGCTGGTTCGACGCCCGGCGCCGCGCCGAGGTGCAGCGGACGCTCACCACCGCGGGCCAGGAGCTCTGCACGTCCTTCGCGTACGTCGTCACCCCGACCGTCAGCGCGATCGGCGCCTCCTTCGCGGTCGGCGTGGGCCTGCTCCTCGTCGACCCGCTGCTCGGTGCCGTGGCGCTGGCCGGCTCGCTGGTCGTCGCGATCGCGCTGCTGGTGGGCGGCCGGCTGCTCCGCGCCTCGGACGCCTCCTTCGCGGCCGCCTCGAACGAGGCCGGCTCCCGGATCGTGGAGTTCAGCCGCTCGCAGCGACTGCTGCGCGCGTCCGGGCGGGCCGGGTCGGCCGAGTCGGAGCTGGGCACCGCCCTGCAGCGGCAGCGGCGCGCGGCCGTACGCCTGCTCGGGTGGACGGTCCCCGGCAACCTGCTCTTCACCGTCGCCTACCAGCTGATGCTGCTGGCGGTCGCCGCCACCACGGTCCACCTGTTCCTCGACGGCGCGCTCGACGCGGCCGAGGTGGTGGCACTGCTGGTCGTGCTGGTGCGCTTCCTCGAGCCGTTCGTGACGCTCTCCGAGCTGGCCCCCGCCGTCGAGCTGCTCCAGGCCGCGCTGCGCCGGATCCGCACCTTCTTCGACGCCGAGGTGCTGGCCGAGCCGTCGTCCAGCGCCGCCCGCGACCTGTCCGCCCCTGCGGTGGAGCTGCGCGGCGTCCGCTTCGCCTACCCGGGCGGGCCGGACGTGCTCGCCGGCATCGACCTCGTCGTCCCCCGCGGATCGACCACCGCCGTCGTCGGGCCCTCCGGATCGGGCAAGTCGACGCTGCTGGACCTGGTCACGCGGGTCGCGGACGTCGACGAGGGCACGGTGCTCGTCGACGGCGTCGACGTACGCCAGCTGCGCCTCGACGACCTGCTCGGAGGCGTCGCGATGGTCCACCAGGACGTCTACCTGTTCGACGGCACGCTCCGCGAGAACGTCGCCGCCGGCCGCCCCGGCGCGACCGAGGACGAGCTGCGGGCGGCCTGCGCCGCGGCCCAGCTCGACGGCGTGGTCGAGCGGCTCCCCGACGGCTGGGACAGCCGGGTCGGCGAGGACGGCGCCCGGCTCTCCGGCGGCGAGCGGCAGCGGGTCAGCATCGCCCGCGCCATCCTCCGCCGCGCGCCCCTGCTCCTCCTCGACGAGGCGACCAGCGCCCTCGACGTCCTCACCGAGCAGGGCCTGGTCTCCACCCTCGAGCGCCGCGCCGACGACTCCACGGTCCTCGTCGTCGCCCACCGGCTCTCCACCATCGCCCGCGCGGACCAGATCGCCTTCCTCGAGGACGGCCGGATCGTCGAGTGCGGCACCCTCGACGAGCTGCTCGCCGCCGGTGGCCGGTTCGCCGACTACTGGCGACTGCGTGAGCAGGCGGCCGGGTGGAGCCTGGTCTGA
- a CDS encoding ATP-binding cassette domain-containing protein, translating into MLPDDVPIALYLEYVHDDDRSLPVVERDGLDLTWVRRTGDPEALLRAIRPRDWSDWFAWVTAEAGATKAVRARLKEWGFPRSHLKSQAYWTQGKEMGTTRDDAPVTEAVAETATETVGGTAAAVEAAAPARWKAASGSRLLAPLRRPLTIAGIVQALVSIAELVPFLLLAELGSDLLDGSRDTDRFWALGWWALILLGAAATTSAVLLFALHLMDARFGHAVRRALVDRVARVPLGWFTDRNSATVRGEVQDDVAGIHHLTTHAVIDVVAAVVTPLAVLVYLFVTHAGMAAFLLVPVIAVYIISMRVYNASSYGLEPYERFKAEVGAAAGSHVEGLGTARIYDRGPDARLGRTLAERAVFLDSWQRPLTGLKTTTDLVTRPTSMLAFLLLVGVPMRVAGWISPGDLLVFLLIGTTFTARLLAIAWGLTPLREGAAAAKRIADTLAEPLLDEAVRPASLPDAVAGTGRTVRFEGVSFSYDAGNAGHDVLQDVDLELAPGTVTALVGPSGAGKSTLAALLARFHDVDSGRITIDGVDVREIATAELYRCVAFVFQGQSVVRGSVHDNIALARPDATREEVEQAARAAQVHDRIARLEHGYDTVVGDGGGLSGGEAQRVAIARAILADPAVLVLDEATAHADPESEHAVQAALSTLVRGRTVLVVSHRLHTLTGADRIVVLDRGRVVQHGGHDDLLASDGLYRSLWLADATADSADSEIETPEVAAR; encoded by the coding sequence GTGCTGCCCGACGACGTGCCGATCGCGCTCTACCTCGAGTACGTCCACGACGACGACCGGTCGCTGCCGGTGGTCGAGCGCGACGGCCTGGACCTGACCTGGGTACGCCGCACCGGCGACCCGGAGGCGCTGCTGCGGGCGATCCGGCCCCGCGACTGGTCGGACTGGTTCGCCTGGGTCACCGCGGAGGCGGGCGCGACCAAGGCCGTCCGCGCCCGGCTCAAGGAGTGGGGCTTCCCGCGCTCGCACCTGAAGTCGCAGGCCTACTGGACGCAGGGCAAGGAGATGGGCACCACCCGTGACGACGCGCCCGTCACCGAGGCGGTCGCGGAGACGGCCACGGAGACGGTCGGCGGAACGGCCGCAGCGGTGGAGGCCGCCGCGCCGGCACGGTGGAAGGCCGCCTCCGGCTCCCGGCTCCTGGCCCCGCTGCGCCGCCCGCTGACCATCGCCGGCATCGTCCAGGCGCTGGTCAGCATCGCGGAGCTGGTGCCCTTCCTCCTGCTCGCCGAGCTCGGCTCCGACCTGCTCGACGGCAGCCGTGACACCGACCGGTTCTGGGCGCTCGGCTGGTGGGCGCTCATCCTGCTGGGGGCCGCCGCGACCACGAGCGCCGTCCTCCTGTTCGCGCTCCACCTGATGGACGCCCGGTTCGGGCACGCCGTACGACGAGCGCTGGTCGACCGGGTGGCGCGGGTCCCGCTCGGCTGGTTCACCGACCGCAACTCGGCGACCGTGCGCGGCGAGGTGCAGGACGACGTCGCCGGCATCCACCACCTCACCACGCACGCCGTCATCGACGTGGTCGCGGCGGTCGTCACGCCGCTGGCCGTGCTGGTCTACCTCTTCGTCACCCACGCCGGGATGGCGGCGTTCCTGCTCGTCCCGGTCATCGCGGTCTACATCATCTCGATGCGGGTCTACAACGCGTCGTCGTACGGGCTGGAGCCCTACGAGCGCTTCAAGGCCGAGGTCGGGGCGGCAGCCGGCTCCCACGTCGAGGGCCTCGGCACCGCCCGCATCTACGACCGCGGTCCCGACGCCCGGCTGGGCCGCACCCTCGCCGAGCGCGCGGTCTTCCTCGACTCCTGGCAGCGCCCGCTGACCGGGCTGAAGACGACGACCGACCTGGTCACCCGGCCCACGAGCATGCTCGCGTTCCTGCTGCTGGTCGGCGTCCCGATGCGGGTCGCCGGCTGGATCTCCCCGGGCGACCTGCTGGTCTTCCTGCTCATCGGCACGACCTTCACCGCCCGCCTGCTCGCCATCGCCTGGGGCCTGACCCCGCTCCGCGAGGGCGCCGCCGCGGCCAAGCGGATCGCCGACACCCTCGCCGAGCCGCTGCTCGACGAGGCGGTCCGGCCGGCGTCCCTGCCCGATGCCGTCGCGGGGACCGGGCGCACGGTGCGCTTCGAGGGCGTCTCCTTCTCCTACGACGCCGGGAACGCCGGGCATGACGTGCTGCAGGACGTCGACCTGGAGCTCGCCCCCGGCACCGTCACCGCCCTGGTCGGGCCGAGCGGCGCCGGCAAGTCCACGCTCGCGGCGCTGCTCGCGCGCTTCCACGACGTCGACTCCGGCCGGATCACGATCGACGGCGTCGACGTGCGGGAGATCGCGACCGCCGAGCTGTACCGCTGCGTCGCCTTCGTCTTCCAGGGCCAGTCGGTGGTGCGCGGCAGCGTGCACGACAACATCGCGCTGGCCCGGCCCGACGCCACCCGCGAGGAGGTCGAGCAGGCCGCGCGGGCGGCCCAGGTCCACGACCGGATCGCCCGGCTCGAGCACGGCTACGACACCGTCGTCGGCGATGGCGGCGGGCTCTCGGGCGGCGAGGCGCAACGGGTCGCGATCGCGCGGGCGATCCTCGCCGACCCGGCCGTGCTCGTCCTCGACGAGGCCACCGCGCACGCCGACCCCGAGTCCGAGCACGCCGTCCAGGCCGCCCTCAGCACCCTGGTCCGCGGCCGCACGGTGCTGGTGGTCTCCCACCGGCTGCACACCCTCACCGGGGCCGACCGGATCGTCGTCCTCGACCGGGGACGGGTCGTGCAGCACGGAGGGCACGACGACCTGCTCGCCTCCGACGGCCTCTACCGGTCGCTGTGGCTGGCGGACGCGACCGCCGACAGCGCCGACAGCGAGATCGAGACCCCGGAGGTGGCGGCGCGATGA
- a CDS encoding siderophore-interacting protein, which produces MSRGYQGAMMRAFGAGEWVLTVLSTEDVTEHYRRIVVHAPGMFDGTPYGPASYIRLWAPDPEDPAKEYQRGYTIASCDEASEQMTLEFVMHEPAGPACRWAADAQPGDGIAATRWGAPRFVPPSPARPATCSSATSPRCRASTASCPCCPTTCRSRSTSSTSTTTTGRCRWSSATAWT; this is translated from the coding sequence GTGAGCCGCGGATACCAGGGCGCGATGATGCGCGCATTCGGCGCCGGCGAGTGGGTCCTGACGGTCCTCTCGACCGAGGACGTCACCGAGCACTACCGGCGGATCGTGGTCCACGCTCCCGGCATGTTCGACGGGACGCCGTACGGCCCGGCGTCGTACATCCGGCTCTGGGCGCCGGATCCGGAGGACCCCGCGAAGGAGTACCAGCGCGGCTACACGATCGCCTCCTGCGACGAGGCGAGCGAGCAGATGACGCTGGAGTTCGTGATGCACGAGCCAGCCGGGCCGGCCTGCCGGTGGGCCGCCGACGCGCAGCCCGGCGACGGGATCGCCGCGACCCGCTGGGGCGCGCCGCGCTTCGTCCCGCCGTCCCCCGCCCGGCCGGCTACCTGCTCGTCGGCGACATCGCCGCGCTGCCGGGCATCAACGGCATCCTGTCCGTGCTGCCCGACGACGTGCCGATCGCGCTCTACCTCGAGTACGTCCACGACGACGACCGGTCGCTGCCGGTGGTCGAGCGCGACGGCCTGGACCTGA
- a CDS encoding LuxR C-terminal-related transcriptional regulator has product MRLLTEDDLAFTLEETRDLVAAFGAPGTTDAAPGLHAATHGYPLALRAAMLARSQEDQARAGPGRHDPAWQALVAEDLRIQLERGASYSFVLATSVPPYLDADLAVELSDQVSGPAEVKEMLDELEWNGFGRWIPFAPGHQVFQYVESLRDAMLAEARLRPPAEQRRAAELSAAWLHRHGSYEAALEMAVGAGLFGIAARVYAAVVVTTQDAHSTSLVDRHLASVPSQALTQFPALAFGRGLACFRDPSLRGAAAGYFEISARWNRPRFPNPTAGEYLLGHVAKVVSLRLLGRVGESGRAAAEALAFHDRMPDADRERLSFLGPMALRHLGYSQFLAGDLAGARATISRAVAMATDPVVRNHTAVYAVGLGAVEGRTVEARSAQALLAPDAWRPGEDRSYANALGRIGDAVLRLDDFDFAGAAAAFDDTTFRDTTEFWPLLTWTLLHAHVGLGSAAAEARRVEEQLRRRPAPPVMGDSVAAAAVRGALAAAWLATGDRARATTLLRSRTRYAAQLAPATALASLLAGDAAGALAALPDLEARPGHTPRSLATLLVLGAAAAARTGQEEAAAALLERVLAQAGADGARLHLLYLPPEDLAALRRTAAERGTAAVRAHLAAPVPACFVAARTAVALTRQERAVLAALVHHTSRSELAAAMHLSENTVKTHLQRIYRKLGVRSRKAVLERAIELDLL; this is encoded by the coding sequence GTGCGGCTGCTGACCGAGGACGACCTCGCCTTCACCCTGGAGGAGACCCGCGACCTGGTGGCCGCCTTCGGCGCGCCCGGTACGACGGACGCGGCCCCCGGCCTGCACGCGGCGACCCACGGCTACCCGCTCGCACTGCGGGCCGCGATGCTCGCCCGCTCCCAGGAGGACCAGGCGCGCGCGGGCCCGGGCCGGCACGACCCCGCCTGGCAGGCGCTGGTGGCCGAGGACCTGCGCATCCAGCTCGAGCGCGGCGCGTCGTACTCCTTCGTGCTCGCGACCAGCGTGCCGCCGTACCTCGACGCCGATCTGGCGGTGGAGCTGTCCGACCAGGTCTCCGGGCCGGCCGAGGTGAAGGAGATGCTCGACGAGCTGGAGTGGAACGGCTTCGGGCGCTGGATCCCGTTCGCGCCGGGCCATCAGGTCTTCCAGTACGTCGAGTCGCTGCGCGACGCGATGCTCGCCGAGGCCCGACTGCGCCCGCCCGCCGAGCAGCGGCGGGCCGCGGAGCTCAGCGCGGCGTGGCTGCACCGCCACGGCAGCTACGAGGCCGCGCTCGAGATGGCCGTCGGGGCGGGCCTGTTCGGCATCGCGGCCCGGGTGTACGCCGCCGTCGTGGTCACCACCCAGGACGCCCACTCCACGAGCCTCGTGGATCGCCACCTCGCCTCCGTCCCGAGCCAGGCGCTCACCCAGTTCCCCGCGCTCGCCTTCGGGCGCGGGCTCGCCTGCTTCCGCGACCCCTCCCTGCGCGGCGCCGCCGCCGGCTACTTCGAGATCTCCGCGCGCTGGAACCGGCCCCGGTTCCCGAACCCGACCGCCGGCGAGTACCTCCTCGGGCACGTCGCGAAGGTCGTCAGCCTGCGCCTCCTCGGCCGGGTCGGCGAGTCCGGCCGGGCCGCGGCGGAGGCGCTCGCGTTCCACGACCGGATGCCCGACGCCGACCGCGAGCGGCTGAGCTTCCTGGGGCCGATGGCGCTGCGCCATCTCGGGTACTCCCAGTTCCTGGCCGGCGACCTGGCGGGGGCGCGCGCCACCATCTCCCGGGCGGTCGCGATGGCGACCGACCCGGTGGTGCGCAACCACACGGCCGTGTACGCCGTCGGGCTGGGCGCCGTCGAGGGCCGGACCGTGGAGGCGCGATCGGCGCAGGCCCTCCTCGCGCCGGACGCATGGCGTCCCGGGGAGGACCGCTCCTACGCCAACGCGCTGGGCCGGATCGGGGACGCCGTCCTGCGGCTCGACGACTTCGACTTCGCCGGTGCCGCGGCCGCCTTCGACGACACCACCTTCCGCGACACCACGGAGTTCTGGCCGCTGCTGACCTGGACGCTGCTGCACGCGCACGTCGGCCTCGGATCGGCCGCGGCCGAGGCCCGCCGGGTCGAGGAGCAGCTCCGCCGCCGTCCGGCACCGCCGGTGATGGGCGACAGCGTGGCCGCGGCGGCGGTCCGCGGCGCGCTCGCCGCGGCCTGGCTCGCCACCGGCGACCGCGCCCGCGCGACGACGCTGCTGCGCTCGCGGACGAGGTACGCCGCCCAGCTCGCTCCCGCGACCGCGCTCGCCAGCCTGCTCGCCGGTGACGCCGCCGGCGCCCTGGCCGCGCTGCCCGACCTGGAGGCGCGTCCCGGGCACACGCCCCGGTCCCTGGCCACGCTGCTCGTCCTCGGCGCCGCCGCCGCGGCGCGCACCGGCCAGGAGGAGGCCGCGGCGGCACTGCTGGAGCGGGTCCTCGCCCAGGCCGGGGCCGACGGCGCCCGGCTGCACCTCCTGTACCTCCCGCCCGAGGACCTCGCCGCGCTGCGTCGTACCGCCGCCGAGCGGGGCACCGCCGCGGTCCGCGCGCACCTCGCCGCTCCCGTCCCCGCCTGCTTCGTCGCCGCCCGCACCGCCGTCGCGCTGACCCGCCAGGAGCGGGCGGTGCTCGCGGCCCTCGTGCACCACACCAGCCGCAGCGAGCTGGCCGCCGCGATGCACCTGTCGGAGAACACGGTCAAGACCCACCTCCAGCGGATCTACCGCAAGCTCGGCGTGCGGTCGCGCAAGGCGGTGCTCGAGCGGGCGATCGAGCTGGACCTGCTGTGA
- a CDS encoding AAA family ATPase, with translation MAGGGPVLLPRARLHDILDRTEPRLTVLAAPSGFGKTSLARAWVETLDGTDVVWVTLENDLESRSAFWHTVLAGAGRLGMMGGPAPAPVLLTEVESSPDPAAVIARGLAGSTRPLLVVDAYEKVRAAAAQVDADLLQLVRLVPQLRVVVTTRTSGGLAAPPGACAARCGC, from the coding sequence ATGGCCGGTGGGGGTCCTGTGCTCCTGCCGCGTGCCCGGCTGCACGACATCCTCGACCGGACCGAGCCGCGGCTGACCGTGCTCGCCGCACCGAGCGGCTTCGGCAAGACCAGCCTGGCCCGGGCGTGGGTGGAGACCCTCGACGGCACCGACGTCGTCTGGGTGACCCTGGAGAACGACCTCGAGTCGCGGTCGGCCTTCTGGCACACGGTGCTGGCCGGCGCCGGACGGCTCGGCATGATGGGCGGACCGGCGCCGGCGCCGGTCCTGCTGACCGAGGTCGAGTCCAGTCCCGACCCGGCCGCGGTGATCGCCCGCGGCCTGGCGGGCAGCACCCGCCCGCTGCTCGTCGTCGACGCCTACGAGAAGGTCCGGGCCGCGGCGGCGCAGGTCGACGCCGACCTGCTGCAGCTGGTCCGGCTCGTCCCGCAGCTGCGCGTCGTCGTCACCACCCGGACCTCGGGCGGCCTGGCCGCCCCGCCCGGAGCCTGCGCGGCGAGGTGCGGCTGCTGA
- a CDS encoding sortase domain-containing protein has protein sequence MTYTPDAGFSGEDAFDYELCDTSTPTPACGIATVTVTVQNQFTTGAVVQTPQDTPVTTALHDLATATGAALDPTGVTSATDPAHGAISVDPASGAVTYTPAGGFHGTDSYTVRVCDVSAPVQCADAAVQIAVTPRTGPATSPTISVTAPDLATLAVTRTGRTKPLPLSGTVTITGLDARRTTTGTATLYGPARKPSAGMCTPATAVGTVPFTPANGSTAVPAVTVTRPGYYTWVVSTGADAGNLAATTACGRPASTTLVHRPGLGRVEVSTGYRGVRAEGSVAGRRIRPVRLTVPAVGLEAKVRTVGLRRGAMTIPADITRGGWLAGSAAPGEAVGATVIAGHVSDRRDRPGAFGRLRKARPGQVVTVRTGDGSRQRYRITTITVQPRTKGLAGAAVSTTGEHRLTLVTCTGRVTYRNGRFHYTKNLVVTAVPID, from the coding sequence ATCACCTACACCCCCGACGCCGGGTTCTCCGGTGAGGACGCCTTCGACTACGAGCTCTGCGACACCAGTACCCCGACCCCGGCGTGCGGCATCGCGACGGTCACCGTGACCGTGCAGAACCAGTTCACGACGGGCGCGGTCGTGCAGACGCCGCAGGACACGCCCGTCACCACGGCGCTGCACGATCTCGCCACCGCGACCGGCGCCGCGCTGGACCCGACCGGGGTGACCTCGGCGACCGATCCCGCTCACGGCGCGATCTCGGTCGACCCGGCGTCCGGCGCAGTCACCTACACCCCGGCCGGTGGCTTCCACGGCACCGACAGCTACACGGTGCGAGTCTGCGACGTCTCTGCGCCCGTGCAGTGCGCCGACGCCGCCGTGCAGATCGCCGTCACTCCGCGGACCGGCCCCGCGACGTCGCCGACGATCTCGGTGACCGCACCGGACCTGGCCACGCTCGCGGTCACCAGGACCGGCCGCACCAAGCCGCTCCCCCTGTCCGGCACGGTCACGATCACCGGCCTCGACGCCCGTCGTACGACGACCGGGACCGCCACGCTCTACGGCCCGGCCCGGAAGCCCTCCGCCGGCATGTGCACCCCGGCCACCGCCGTCGGCACCGTCCCCTTCACCCCCGCCAACGGCAGCACCGCCGTCCCGGCGGTCACCGTCACCCGGCCCGGCTACTACACCTGGGTGGTCTCGACGGGAGCCGACGCGGGCAATCTCGCCGCGACGACCGCCTGTGGCCGGCCGGCCTCGACCACCCTGGTCCACCGGCCCGGCCTCGGCCGGGTCGAGGTCAGCACCGGATACCGCGGCGTACGCGCCGAGGGCTCCGTGGCCGGCCGCAGGATCCGCCCGGTCCGGCTCACCGTCCCCGCGGTCGGCCTCGAGGCGAAGGTCCGGACCGTCGGCCTGCGCAGGGGCGCCATGACGATCCCGGCCGACATCACCCGCGGCGGCTGGCTCGCCGGCTCCGCCGCACCCGGCGAGGCGGTCGGCGCCACCGTCATCGCCGGCCACGTCTCCGACCGTCGGGACCGGCCCGGCGCGTTCGGCAGGCTCCGCAAGGCCCGCCCCGGCCAGGTCGTCACCGTCCGTACCGGGGACGGGAGCCGCCAGCGCTACCGGATCACCACGATCACCGTCCAGCCCCGGACGAAGGGTCTCGCGGGCGCCGCAGTCTCGACCACGGGCGAGCACCGGCTGACCCTGGTGACCTGCACAGGCAGGGTGACCTACCGCAACGGCCGCTTCCACTACACCAAGAACCTGGTCGTGACCGCCGTGCCGATCGACTGA